ACGTACAGCGGGGAAATCGAGAGGCCAATTGCGTTCTTCGACGGTGCCGCTGAGTTCGTCCGCCCGTTCTCACCCAGCGCCTCCAGCGCCACATCGCGCAATTCGTACCCAGCGTGGGGTGGTGGGCCGGGCGCGGGGAGGGGCGACGCCCGGCCCACCGGGGAGGTCCGGTGCCCGCGAGGTCGGGGGCAATCGGGCACCGGACCAGTTCAGGGGTCCGACCGGAGGCGGTGACGGCCGGTGGAGGCGGCTTCGCGTTGTCGCTCGGTCTCGACCTCCTCGATCAGCTGCCAGACGTTCAGCGCCCCATCACCAGCACCGCCGTGCTGCGCCCGCAGCGGGGGGATCAGCAGCATGCTCGCGATCAGCACGTTGACAAGCACCAGCGTGCTCACCTGAAGCCAGAACATCCCTGGTCACCCCTTGTTCGCTGAAGGTCGTGCTTGTGCAGGTCAGGTGTCGTGAGTGCGTAAACCGGCTCCAGCCGGTCTTTGCACTCACGACCACCGGGCGCTGATCCGCCGCCAGCAGTCCATGCAGGTGTCCTCGCGGATCCACTCCGACTCCGGCGCAAGCCGCTGCACCTGCCACGCCCCCCCGCAAAGTCGAAGATCAGAAAGATCGAGCTCGGGGACGTGCCGACCAAACGGGCCGAGCTCGACGCCTTGCTGCGGTTCTACGAGGCGTCGCAGGAGGACATCGACGAGATCAAAACCCTTGCGAAGGGCGCAAATCAGCGTGGCTGGTGGCAGGCCTGCCGCGGTGCAGTGCCGCGATGGTTCCGGCGTTACGTCGGTCTGGAATCAGCCGCAGTGGAGATCCGAACCTTCGAAACGGAGCTCATCCCAGGTCTGCTCCAAACGGAGTCCTACACAACCGCGATCATCGAGGCGCTGAACCCTGAACTCTCCGGCGAAGAACGCGACCGCCAAGTGAAGGTCCGAGCGGAGCGGCAAACGAGGCTCCTGCACGGTGGTCAAACTCGCCTGCTGGCAGTCGTGAGCGAGGGCGCGATCCGGCGCATGGTCGGCGGGCCGGAGGTCATGCGCGAGCAGCTCCGCTTCCTGCTCGAAGTCAGGGGGCCAGCGAAGCTCGAAGTCCAGGTCATTCCGAACGATGCTGGAGCACACCCGGCAACCGGGTTTCCGTTCGTCCTGCTCAGGTTTCCTAACGACGTGGCGCCGACACTCGCCCACACGGAAAGCCTCACGTCTGCCGCCTATCACGATCGCCAAGCCGACGTCGACACCTATACCCTCACGTTTGACCGCCTGCGGGCCGCAGCCCTGAGTCCCTCAGCCAGTGCAGCCCTGCTGGAGC
This region of Saccharopolyspora hordei genomic DNA includes:
- a CDS encoding DUF5753 domain-containing protein, with the protein product MPTKRAELDALLRFYEASQEDIDEIKTLAKGANQRGWWQACRGAVPRWFRRYVGLESAAVEIRTFETELIPGLLQTESYTTAIIEALNPELSGEERDRQVKVRAERQTRLLHGGQTRLLAVVSEGAIRRMVGGPEVMREQLRFLLEVRGPAKLEVQVIPNDAGAHPATGFPFVLLRFPNDVAPTLAHTESLTSAAYHDRQADVDTYTLTFDRLRAAALSPSASAALLEQVVSELESV